From the Comamonas odontotermitis genome, one window contains:
- the cobA gene encoding uroporphyrinogen-III C-methyltransferase, with the protein MTDEILAPSDNAHLPTTAKPLPGSCTLVGAGPGDPDLLTIAAAKAIRQATVLLVDDLVNDAVLEWAAPGARIVHVGKRGGCQSTPQAFIQRLMLQEVQSGEQVVRLKGGDPFIFGRGGEEVEFLRAHGVIPRIVNGVTAGLAAVTSLGAPLTHRDHAQGVVFITGHAKPGGVGPDWVQLAQTAHSARLTLVIYMGVAGAISITQGLLQGLPGNTPVAIVQHASLPLQRQAITTLAELPATMAREQLGSPSVIVVGDIVHCAALAAQAEQSVDPQQSGDTALQDTSSFYDYDSEALLARVPRRVAQP; encoded by the coding sequence ATGACCGATGAAATTTTGGCCCCTTCGGACAATGCCCATCTGCCCACTACGGCCAAGCCATTGCCTGGCAGCTGCACGCTGGTGGGTGCCGGACCGGGCGACCCAGACCTGCTGACCATCGCTGCCGCCAAAGCCATTCGGCAGGCCACGGTATTGCTGGTGGACGATCTGGTGAACGACGCGGTACTGGAATGGGCAGCGCCCGGCGCGCGCATTGTGCATGTGGGCAAGCGCGGCGGCTGCCAGAGTACACCCCAGGCCTTCATCCAGCGGTTGATGCTGCAGGAAGTGCAAAGTGGCGAGCAGGTCGTGCGCCTCAAAGGCGGTGATCCATTCATTTTTGGCAGAGGCGGCGAAGAAGTGGAATTCCTGCGCGCCCATGGTGTGATCCCTCGTATCGTCAACGGCGTCACGGCTGGCCTTGCCGCCGTCACCAGCCTGGGGGCGCCGCTGACCCACCGAGACCATGCCCAGGGGGTGGTGTTCATCACCGGACACGCCAAGCCCGGCGGTGTGGGGCCCGACTGGGTGCAGCTTGCCCAGACAGCTCACAGCGCCCGGCTCACCCTTGTGATCTACATGGGAGTAGCTGGCGCCATCAGCATCACCCAAGGCCTGTTGCAGGGCTTGCCCGGCAATACGCCGGTGGCCATCGTGCAACACGCCAGCCTTCCCCTGCAACGCCAGGCCATCACCACCTTGGCGGAGCTTCCCGCCACCATGGCGCGCGAGCAGCTTGGTAGCCCGAGCGTCATCGTGGTGGGCGATATCGTCCACTGCGCGGCCCTGGCAGCTCAAGCCGAGCAGTCCGTTGATCCGCAACAAAGTGGCGATACCGCACTCCAAGATACCTCCTCTTTTTACGACTACGATAGCGAGGCGCTGCTCGCCCGTGTACCACGACGAGTAGCGCAACCGTAA